A region of Polyangiaceae bacterium DNA encodes the following proteins:
- a CDS encoding type II toxin-antitoxin system Phd/YefM family antitoxin codes for MKKTWALQDAKNRLSELVAEAERSGPQVITRRGQETAVVLSFDEWKRLSRRRGRLIEVLRRAPRFEGGLDTRRSKDPGREVEL; via the coding sequence ATGAAAAAGACCTGGGCGCTCCAAGACGCCAAGAACCGCCTCAGCGAGCTCGTGGCGGAGGCCGAGCGAAGCGGCCCGCAGGTGATCACTCGTCGCGGGCAAGAGACGGCCGTCGTCCTCTCGTTCGACGAGTGGAAGCGCCTGTCCCGTCGCCGCGGCAGGCTGATCGAGGTGCTCCGACGCGCGCCTCGGTTCGAGGGCGGTCTCGACACTCGCCGGTCGAAGGACCCGGGCCGCGAAGTCGAGCTGTGA
- a CDS encoding type II toxin-antitoxin system VapC family toxin, producing the protein MAYLIDTCALSEFTKPKPSASVDEWFASMPDGADFVSVLSLGELEKGIKKLAAGRRRGQLERWFGELRDRLEGRILGIDEPVALEWGRIAARAERSGAPIPVVDALLGATAIVHGLSVVTRNASDIARTGASIIDPWS; encoded by the coding sequence ATGGCCTACTTGATCGACACCTGCGCGCTGTCCGAATTCACCAAGCCGAAACCCTCGGCGAGCGTGGACGAGTGGTTCGCCTCGATGCCGGATGGCGCCGACTTCGTCAGCGTACTCTCCCTGGGTGAGCTCGAGAAGGGGATCAAGAAGCTGGCGGCCGGCCGCCGGCGCGGCCAGCTCGAGCGCTGGTTTGGCGAGCTTCGCGATCGCCTCGAAGGGCGAATCCTCGGCATCGACGAGCCCGTGGCGCTCGAGTGGGGTCGCATCGCGGCGCGCGCGGAGCGGTCGGGTGCGCCCATCCCGGTGGTCGACGCGCTGCTGGGCGCCACTGCCATCGTCCACGGGCTGTCGGTCGTCACTCGAAATGCGTCCGACATCGCGCGGACGGGTGCGTCCATCATCGATCCTTGGTCGTAG